The Alosa sapidissima isolate fAloSap1 chromosome 5, fAloSap1.pri, whole genome shotgun sequence genome has a window encoding:
- the si:ch211-247j9.1 gene encoding rho GTPase-activating protein 24 isoform X4: MYRAAGSVRWPEGDKKHRSRGAVKEAIMPENKPVVCRTSSYLSHSAYRKIKRVLSFRRRVFGQRLEETVLYERRYGLRMAPLVVEQCVDFIRERGLTEVGLFRQPGQATLVKELQEAFDAGEKPSFDSSTDVHTVASLLKLYLRELPEPLVPFSRYPDFLICGKRISADKKQGLLELRSLLHDLPVANFNLLNYICQFLSEVQTYSSSNKMSIENLATVFGPNILRPKAEDPESIIGGAAVIQHLMSELIREQSLLFSKDRDTDEPRISRPAPLSHRHSYQAEWMCTELEPQESDSHLGVSADCLSSPHPQASTPCSRQLSLPLTPERRVSAHSPRERRKSPFVTETGACQLSVASATGPSLTDPQSYGPAPSKGHSPQETGLVASPAGPPSPASSQTVLLEVPQQQATDWSGAEEEPSWTAEKDQAGNSGSSDAQEDSTLSVYDNMDTMMTFHVGGGSGGGGDDTADPGSAIGTAEAEGGTSEAGSASSWSSCEVLLQDSLVRSGSAGPTSPCQASVSFPSLFREGREDGDVHPNSLASSSAPTDAPLSTGSSEVFLPSAPLDPHMPPTASHAMHCLLAGLRQQMARQKAEYEARIQRLERKNEVLQTEVEGLRSSLEQQRRWFSVAEIKMRNVERARADADRRNAALQKEMEQFFDTFGDLTTEAKKTERIIQSF, encoded by the exons ATGTACAGAGCAGCAGGGAGTGTGCGGTGGCCCGAGGGAGACAAAAAGCACAGAAGCAGAGGTGCTGTGAAGGAAGCGATCATGCCTGAGAACAAACCTGTGGTGTGCCGGACGAGCAGCTACCTCTCGCACTCGGCTTACAGGAAGATCAAGCGAGTGTTGAGTTTCCGAAGGC gtgTGTTTGGCCAGCGTTTGGAGGAGACGGTGCTGTACGAGCGGCGGTATGGGCTCCGCATGGCCCCTCTGGTGGTGGAGCAGTGTGTGGACTTCATCCGCGAGCGCGGCCTCACAGAGGTGGGTCTGTTCCGGCAGCCAGGCCAGGCCACGCTGGTCAAGGAGCTGCAGGAGGCCTTCGACGCCGGGGAGAAACCCTCCTTCGACAG CAGTACTGATGTCCACACAGTGGCATCTCTGTTGAAGCTGTACCTGAGGGAACTTCCTGAACCTTTAGTGCCATTCTCACGCTACCCAGACTTCCTCATCTGTGGCAAGAGAATTTCTGCAGACAAGAAGCAG GGATTGCTTGAGCTGAGGAGTCTGCTTCATGACCTTCCTGTGGCTAATTTTAACCTGCTGAACTACATTTGCCA GTTTTTGAGTGAAGTTCAGACTTACTCCAGCAGCAACAAAATGAGCATTGAGAATCTGGCAACTGTTTTTGGGCCCAACATTTTACGGCCTAAAGCAGAGGACCCTGAGAGCATCATTGGAG GGGCAGCTGTGATCCAGCACCTGATGTCTGAGCTCATACGGGAGCAAAGCCTGCTCTTCTCCAAAGACAGGGACACCGATGAGCCAAGGATCTCCAGACCGGCTCCCCTGTCCCACCGTCACAGCTACCAGGCCGAGTGGATGTGCACCGAGCTGGAGCCCCAGGAGAGTGACTCCCATCTGGGGGTGTCCGCCGACTGCCTGTCCTCCCCCCATCCCCAGGCCTCCACGCCGTGCTCACGCCAGCTGTCGCTCCCGCTGACCCCCGAGAGACGGGTGTCGGCGCACAGTCCCAGGGAGAGACGGAAGTCCCCGTTTGTGACCGAGACTGGTGCATGTCAGCTGTCCGTTGCCTCGGCCACGGGGCCCAGTCTGACCGACCCACAGAGCTACGgccctgccccttcaaagggTCATTCCCCTCAGGAAACGGGACTCGTCGCTTCCCCCGCTGGTCCACCCTCTCCTGCCTCTTCTCAGACAGTGCTGCTGGAGGTTCCGCAGCAGCAGGCCACAGACTGGTCCGGCGCGGAGGAGGAGCCAAGCTGGACGGCAGAGAAGGACCAGGCAGGGAACAGTGGCAGCAGCGACGCGCAGGAGGACAGCACCCTGTCCGTCTACGACAACATGGACACTATGATGACGTTCCACGTGGGCGGTGGCAGCGGCGGCGGTGGTGACGACACGGCAGACCCGGGCAGTGCCATCGGCACGGCCGAGGCCGAGGGGGGCACCAGCGAGGCGGGCAGTGCCAGCTCGTGGTCGTCCTGCGAGGTCCTGCTCCAGGACTCCTTGGTGCGGAGTGGAAGCGCAGGTCCCACCAGCCCGTGCCAAGCCTCGGTCAGCTTCCCCTCGTTGTTTCGAGAGGGCCGCGAGGACGGCGACGTCCACCCCAACTCGCTTGCCTCGTCCTCTGCCCCCACTGACGCCCCGCTGAGCACGGGCAGCAGCGAGGTCTTCCTGCCCTCAGCACCGCTGGACCCCCACATGCCGCCCACTGCCTCCCACGCCATGCACTGCCTCCTAGCTGGACTGAGACAGCAGATGGCCAGGCAGAAAGCCGAGTATGAAGCCAGGATCCAGAG GTTAGAACGTAAGAACGAGGTACTACAGACTGAGGTCGAGGGCCTCCGGTCAAGCCTTGAGCAGCAGCGGCGGTGGTTCAGCGTGGCGGAAATCAAGATGCGCAACGTGGAGCGCGCCCGCGCCGATGCTGACCGACGCAACGCCGCCCTCCAAAAGGAGATGGAACAGTTTTTTGACACTTTTGGAGATCTCACCACTGAGGCAAAGAAAACAGAGCGCATCATACAGAGCTTCTAA